ATGGATGACTTAAGAAGAATACGAACAAGAGGTTGAATAAAGAGGTGTAAAAAGACTGATGCAGTTGACTTCAAAAAAATATTTTCTGATTTTATGTGGGATGATGATCTTCAGCGTTTTAATCATAGGGCTACTATGGATGTATGTCTCAGATGCGAATCAAAAGCTAGACGTTTTAGATCAGATCAATAGCTTTGAATTGGATGAGGTTCTAACCGAAACCAGCTATCAGTCTGACAATGATAAAATCAAACTAATTGCTTTTATCTTTATTCACTGTCCTGACGGTGTATGTCCTATGACGTTACAGGATTTTTCTCAGCTGCAGGATCAATTAAAGGAGCAAAATAAATTTGGACAAGAGGTAGAACTGTTAGCCATTACGTTTGATCCTCTACGTGATACGCCTGAAGCTTTGCAGGAGTACGCTCAGCACTTTAATGTAGACTCAAAGGGCTGGAGGTTCTTAAGAGGTTCAGAGGAAGTAACGGAGCAGATTGCTTCAGACTTGAAATTCTTCTATGCCTTTGAGGACACAGGAGAAGGCATGCACTCAACCACGATGTTTTTAGTTGATCAAAACCATCAAGTTAGATCTTATTATTCAATGAGTTCAGCCAGCGAGAGTATGAATCAGGAAAAAATCTTAAGAGATATAGATACGCTTATTAAAGAAAAATCTGAGTAAAACACGTCATCAACGGAGAAATTGGACAGCTGGAAAGCTCATAAGATTCGTATTGATGATCATATGGAATGATAAAAAGGAGTGTTAAAATTGTTAAAGAAAATAACTGTCATGCTTTTCAGTGTTTGTACACTGATTTTCCTACTTGCGGCCTGTCAAGCAGATGATAATCGGCACGGGAGCTCGGACATGTTATCGGGTCCCATTGATGTGAAGTTCTCTACAGATCCAGCTGAGGGAATAAAAGCAAACGAGCCAGTAGAACTTCAGCTTCATATTTCACAGATGGGTGATCCTGTCATTAATGCAGATGAGGCTCGTTTTGAGATTTGGTATGAGGATAATGGTCAGGAAGAAAGTGAAGATCACGGAGATGAGCATACGGGGCATGGCAGCAGCGATGAAAGCGATAGCCATGGAGATCATGGTGACCATAGTGACCACACGGACCATAATAATCATTCCAGTAATGACATGTATGATACGGGTAATGAATTTGTAGATGCAGAAGAAATTGGAGATGGAATATACACCATTACGTATACATTTGATCAGACAGGCACGTATTATATCAAATATCACGTAACGGGACAGGGCTATCATTCCATGAGAACGAATGAAATCCATGTTGAATAAGTTAGTAGAGAGAGCAAAGCATACAAAGATTGTATGGTTGCTCCTTCTTTTTAGTGT
This region of Bacillus horti genomic DNA includes:
- a CDS encoding SCO family protein, encoding MQLTSKKYFLILCGMMIFSVLIIGLLWMYVSDANQKLDVLDQINSFELDEVLTETSYQSDNDKIKLIAFIFIHCPDGVCPMTLQDFSQLQDQLKEQNKFGQEVELLAITFDPLRDTPEALQEYAQHFNVDSKGWRFLRGSEEVTEQIASDLKFFYAFEDTGEGMHSTTMFLVDQNHQVRSYYSMSSASESMNQEKILRDIDTLIKEKSE